Below is a genomic region from Zea mays cultivar B73 chromosome 9, Zm-B73-REFERENCE-NAM-5.0, whole genome shotgun sequence.
CAACAGTAGCAGTAGCAGGTGATAGAGCAGAGTAGAGAGGACATTTCAGAATTGCTTCTGACCagattgctttctgggtctgtcgCCTCTCGTCTCGGACTCGCTCCACTCCTGCTCGGTTTAACCCCTCAGCCCCAGTCACCACTACCACTCCACCTTCCTCAACTACGTCATCTTTCGACAATCCTGAGCCTACCACCACACCTGCTACGCTTATAGCCTCCACCACACCTGCTTCCACCGCTCCCACTCCTTCTACCACTCCACCAGCTCCAACACCACATTTCTGAGAGTGGGACAAGAATGAGGTGCGACCACTTGTTGAGGACCCTCGCCTGTTTGACCTTCAAAGGGCCACTGTTGCCAGAGTTCGTCGGTTTCATCATGTACCAGTGGTgtcttggctaccagctcagcAAGATCCTGCCGCAGCTCCTCTCTTCAGTACCTAGACCCAGGAGTCTTTCTACCAAGCTTAGCTAATAGCGCGGATTGCTTTGAGAGCTCATCGTCGCCTTGATCTGACGCCTTTCGCCAGCAGTCGGTTCAGAGATTGAGGGCCACATAACCTATTTGCCAGGTCTATACTCTCTGTTGACCTTTGGTGGCCGGTACATTAAGGAGTGGGTCAGAGTGTTCTATGCCACAGTTTGGATTGACCCTAATAACTAGTGGATGTGGTTCCTTCAGCACACAGGTGTTCCAGTGCCTCAAGTACATTCAGCTCCACCACTAACTCTATAGACTTTCGTAGTGCCAGCGATCCAGTCTGAACCTCAGCTCCACTCCTTTGGTCCGACCTTCTCTCTGCTCTGGGTGGTCACCCTGGACTTGTCGACTTAGGTCGTCGGAGCTATCAGTGCCTAGCCTCCAGTGCCACCAGTTTCAGTAGTTGCTACTCCAGTCGTGCCCGTCTCTATTACAGCTCAGGCACCGCAGCCAGCATCAGAGTCAGCACCAGCTCTAGCCTCTACTGCAAATCCTGGATTCGAGACTGACTCTAATCCCCTTCCTGCTCGCCCTCGCCCTGATGCGCCTGCACCTCTTCCTTCTACTTCTAGTCTCTAGGTTAGGGTGACCCTTTTGGTGCTTGCTATCAAAGGGGGAGATATGAGAGTTGTGAGAGTTAGGGGAGTTACTCGAGAGATTCATGATCTTTTTTGTAATATATGCATGATACTCTTTGTTGTGACTCTTCATTTTTGTATGCTTATGCCTCACAATCTCGATGACATGCTCTCAGGATCTTTTGATGACTGTGTGTGTTTATGTTTTCACTTATTTTGTTCACCAGTCATGCGGTTCTTGTTCATGGTTTTCACTCACACTTTTGTGAACAAGATTCTTATGTTATGTATGTGCTTATACTTCCAATATTCTTACATGACTTTTCTCTATCAACTTGTTGAGTATCACTAACTATCTTCTAATGTTTACAGAAAATAAACAAAATACTCTCacactcttgtagggttgtcatcaatcacaaaaaagggggagattgaaagcatttaGGCCCTAGttagttttagtgattaatgacaacataagattaCATGTGATTAACGTGTGTTTagcagagcaaatggtaagttaggtcacattgCAGGGAGTTGCGCTACAACAGTGAAAACAATCTctcagatgagaacttgaagcgatgGCTGAAAAggcgaatcaaaagatgaaggactTCATATCCTAAGTGTcaaaggagttgtggacacttgATATAGAGTTAGGgcttctatttttattttagccatactataaagaggggttgtagatgagtagtttgaccaagagaaatCTAGTGTAGTGTCGGTGCATGTTTACACTCACAACTAGTGTTAGGTGTCACTTTAGAACTCATTCACAAGTTAGAATCGAAAACGGTTTACAAAAAcctaagaaaagaaaaagggattgCTGatctaggggcaccggactatccgatgctcCCCTGGCAGTGGGCCTGAGAGCGCCCGAGAGCAAGCCCTGGCTACAGGAAAAAGCCGAGAGCGCACAGTTCATGAAGTTGATTTTTAGCGtgacaccagattgtccggtgcgagatcagagcaacggctagttgtcagaactagtcgttggaagcgcaccggactgtccggtgcgcccatgttcAGCATCCTACAGTAACGGCTAGTTTTGTTTGGTGGgtatatttataccccctccaccagaCATTATGAGTGTCTTGCTGCCCCAACCACATTGtattcattgctagagcattgcaagtccacaaagcatagtgaggtgattagcaaaatcataatctcatgttaggacctcattagtgtgcatgagagccacctagagcacacaccacatgcattaggcttcgcTTGGTCAAGTGAAGGTCTATGGcttattactcttggtgatcagcATCACCTAGACAGCTCGATGGTGATTAGAGTTCGATGATCACCCCGGAGGATTTGTCGGTGACCCGACTCGACGATTGTACACGACCGTGAGGGTTCCGCCGCGGTGGagaggcaaaggatcatctcatagtgagcacttggttcttgtgaggaccaagggagagcgatacccttgcgtggttgctccaacgaggactagtgaatAGTGAGGATTCTTCGATacatcgggaaaaattggaggagtcttcttctcCCTACTTTACTTTTcgcatttactttgagcattttactttgtgtatttgcttAGTTAGTATTTAAAATAATGACTTAGGGTTTTTCTCTATTTCATAACTTTTACTTATTGCTAGTagtttgggtgaagttgggctcatgcttagggtttaaccttttgttAGAATTTTAGAAAAATCTTGGGCATCTGATTCTTTCATCATGCACATATATACCACCATATTTATTGTCATGCACATATATACTAAGGAGTTAATGCATTTGTTTTTACATGGTTTGCCCCTACTGATTATGGATTGCATAAACTTGTATCTCATCAATGCCCAAAGTACTCAATAGGAACGATTGTTAGGGGAGAAACTAGAACATAAATAGTTTGAAATTAAACTTATATAAAGATGGAGGTAGTTACAATAAAATATGACTTGTTTATTTTTTTTTCCACATTACTAAATGAGGCATAACACAGTGACCAACAGCAGTGAGGAGGATGAGGCAAAGGAGTGGGTCGCCTAGGTAGAGCCCAAGGTGCTCATCACCTTCGTCTCGCTGTCGTGGGGCGGCATTGGTTTGAAGCGCATCCAATTCAGGTGAGGTCTCGCTCTCATTTCTAATGCATTACATTTGATTTTTTATTAAATTCATACATGTTCCATTATTTTTATGCTCCTCTCTTTTATTTGTTTGATTTGATCATTCTTTGATATAGCcatattgttggtcacttgttctcaattacTATACACAAtagaaaacaaggcaacacaatattaAAAAGATAATTGACCTTCATCCTTAGAtaaatatcccttcgggatattacCTTCGAGGACGAAGGTAGAATGAACTATATCTCAATATATAGGAGTAAATATACAAAGGAACATAGAGAGGTTGATGCTAACTCATCTTCAATATATTAACATTTCATTTTCCCTCCTCATATCATGAATTTACAATCGTACCTTCGACTTTACAAGATGAGTTAGAACGAAGGTGCTCTAGGGAAAAGATTACAAGAGGTACGTATCCAGCCCTCCAAAAAAGGTAATTTATGCAgggtactgtttatctatttaggGGAACGTACAACTTCGTATAAAATTACACATATGCCCACAGGAACAGTACATAGTATTTACAAATAACGTGAGGGCAATATTGTCTTTGACATTTAGCATTCAGGATAATACATTCTCCCGCTACCATGCCCTTGTGCTGTTATGACGAAGCTAGCCTTCTTCATCCTTCGCCACGTTCTGCATCGAAGGTATTTCGTCGCCGAAGCTCTTGCAACACTTCATATTGACAACCAATGGTTAAACgtggttttgaggaccttcgacagaCAAAGACCTCCAACACATATCTTCATTGCTTTGGTGTTGACCATGTCCCCCAATCCAGTTGCTGGACCTTTCTAGCTTAAAAGGCTTTGCTTTGAAGAAGGTTAGTTTAGTTGTTTCTTGTGAGGAACTGAGGTCAGTTACCATTTGCAATATTTCTGGAATTCTGGTATTGTTGTGCACATAATTGTTTTACATTTTACAACACTTAAGTTTGCATACCTGCATAAGTGACTTTTTGGTGGCATCATAAGTTAATGACAATTTTTGTAAAGGAAACTGAGAAAAACATGTGTCTACAACTGGCAAGGCATCTAAAAGTGATTTATTCAGATTTTATTAAGAAACCTTCACATGGTGATATTTCCTGGATTATTTGACAGTAACATAAACCGAGCATGAAACATTTCACTATGTTGTGTTAACATGTGAAGTGAAAGTTAAACTGGAATGAAGGTTCATGCTTCTCCTCACTCGTACAGGTTGACAAGGTAAATGATGAGATTGGTGCTGTTGTGGAGCCAGTCATCGAGGAGCTTGAAAAAGAACTCAATCAGAATACAATGTCTGACGGAGTTAACACAGAGAATTGATCAACATCATGTTAGGGGTGCTCCTCATTTGTACATGGTGTTTGTACTAATGATTTTCTGTTCTCTGCTCTTTGGAAAAACTGCTTGTAAATATGTATGGTAACTGTACTTGCAACCCATAGTGATCATAGTAAGCATGGAGATTGTGTGTTGGATGCTCGTAGATTGTACTAGGCTATTTTTTGGTCAATGCCTTATTAAGCTCTTTTCTTATTTTCTAGCTCTCTCTTCACTCTGAATGTTCTTCAAACAGCAACAAGCAAGATGTGCCTAGACGCACCATACCAAACCCTTTCAGTCTACAAACAGAGGTCCGTGAGATGTGATTCTTCTTTGAGCCACAACATTTCTCATCATGCGTATGCAACAGAATAGTTGTGCATCCCTTGTTTCAGGAAAGAGGCCAGTTAAAAGAGAGGCAACTAGAAGCACATCTCTTACAAAAGATGGAGGAGGAAAAGGCCAAGGTTCACAAAGCTAGTCCTTACCCATACACCACAGACTATCCGATGGTATGTGAAAATTTTACTCTGAATGTTTTTAGTTGGCACCATATCTTGGTTCATCCTGTCTAAACATACTCCTTGTTTAGATGTCGCTTAAGACTGAACCGAAGCATTGTACGAGACCAGAAGGCTTTCAACTAGAGAGCTTGGTGAGGCATGAATTCGAGCAGCAAAAGCCGACGGAAGAAAGGTGGAGAATAGAGAGGGAAGAAGCTTAGAGAAGAATCATCAAAGCTCAACCTGTACTGAAAGAGTGAGTAACACATGCATCCATTTCTCGTAAGAATTCATCCTTGTCACCTTAAAAGATATGTGGCATGTTGTAGGAATTAGTTCCTTTGGTACCTTGTGTAGATCAGATCGACTCCTTGTTTGACTGATTTATACACTTGTCTATTTTTTCTAAACTTTGTATGCTTTTGAAGCTTGTGTTTATGTACTACACAAGGTAATTGATTCATTTACATAGTAAGTAGTTTTGCTACTATGTGTTAATATGTGTATGTTATGTTTGTTCATTGACACTAATTATTTAGATGGGTGTCCTAACTTATGAATTTTGCTACTGTATTCAGGTCCAAGTTCGTTATTGAAGTTAACTTTTCAAAGGAGCAGGTGAACTATCATGGTGTAATTTTGCTGGGAGGAACTCTTGAACTTAAATCTTTTTGATATCACTAGACTTCATCAACCATGGTGGGGCTTGTTAATGTCATGCAGCCGTATCAAATACTTGTGTGTTGTGCTTTTGTAGCGCTAAGAAGTCTGCAACTATTGGTTGGTCAAAAGTGATTGATGATTTTGCTATAAACTACTTGTACACAGATTTTACATATTATAGTGATGCTTATTGTTCTATATATATGTTTTATACTATTTTTTAACTCCTATTGTAATACACGGTCACATACCTATTTAGTCTGATAGTGAGCCGTAGAAAAATTCCTGAAGTGATAAACCAGAGATTCCATAGACTATCAGTGTCACTAGAACTCCTATCATCATTTTCTGCTAGTTGCTTCAGGAAGCAGTAGAGCACCGCTAGTAAAGGTAAAGCCACTGCAATCGAAACCAGATATATGGATGTAGAATGTCAAGTGAATACAAGCAAATGGATAACCAAATCGAAACTAGTGTAGTTACACGACATAATGCAACACCTGCTACCGCAAGGCATGTGAACTATTGGTAGGGCTAGACAAAATGCTCGTGACTCGTCGGCTCGCTCAGTTCTTGGTCAGCTCTGTTCGGTTTCGATCGGTTTGTTTGAAGTTTTTaacgagctgagctgacatcctaattcggtttgttaacgagccagctcgggagATAAATAAGCTATCACATATaagcaaaacgaaactatatacATATTATTTACgtaataattgatgaacatgttgtATATATGTGTAGTCTATGGTCTATaagttaaactaatgattgatgAACTGTGTCTATGTGTTAAATTGGTTTATATAAATATAATTGTGAGTTAAACTGATGAATATATGTGTGAATTGTGAATTGGTGAGTGGTGATCTGTGttaatttggtgttacattgatGTTATCTATGAAATTATGAGTATAATtaatattttctattgttaaattaattTAAAATTAACTAGAAATTGATATCACTGAAGTTACCTTTTCAAAAGAGCAGGTGAACTATCATTGTACAATTTTGCTATAAGAGAAACTCTTGAACTTTTAAATCTTTTTCATATCACTTGACTTCATCAATCATGGTGGGGCCTGTTACTGTCATGCAGAATCGCAGATGCTGTAAGGTCTCTTGGTCTCAGGGAAAATCTGTTTTGCTCCCTTTGCGAATGTACCGGCTGAACCGTATCAAATACTTGTGTGTTGTGCTTTTGTAGCGCTAATAAGTCTATAAATGTTGGTTGGTCAAGGGTGATTGACGATTTTCATATAAACTACTTACACAATGATTTagcatatcataatgatgtttgttgttctatatatgttttatattaatttttAACTCTCGTGATAACGCATGGACATATACCTATTTAGTCTGATGATGATAGTGAGCCATAGAAAATTCCTCAAGTGATAAACCAGAGATTCCATAGACTATCAGTGTCACTAGAAGTCTAGAACTAGCATCATCATTTTCTGCTAGTTGCTTCAGGAAGCAGTAGACCACCGCTAGTAAAGGTATAGCCACTACAATCGAAACCGGATGGGTGTAGAATGTCAAGTGAATACGAGCAAATGGATAACCAAATTGAAACTAGAGAAGTTACATCATAATCCAACACCTGCTGCCACAAGCATGTGAACTATTGGTAGGACTAGACCACGTGACTGTCACTCGCTCGGTTCGTGATCAGCTCGATTCAAATTTAGATTGGTTTATTTAAGAAAAATTAACAAACTAAGTTAATATattagctcggttcgttaacgagacaGCTTGCGAGCTAAACAAGCTATCATATATCAGAAAAACAAAACTATATGCATATTATTTACATAACAATTGATGAACATATTGTATATATGTGTGGTCTATGATCTATaagttaaactaatgattgatAAAATGTGTCTATGTGTTAAATTGGTCTATTCGAATATAACTGTGAGTTAAACGAATGAACAAGTGTGTGAATTAGTGATTGATGAGCTGTATTAATTTGGTGTTATATTAATGTGATctatgaaactatgagtataattactattttccaatattaaattagtttaaaattaaCTAGAAATTAATATATATTGTTTTTTCTGCTCTAGCTCGAACTTGTAAACGAGCCGAATCAAGTTAACTCTAAGGCTTTTAGCTTAAGAGTCTAGCCAACTCTTAGAGCTGGGTTCGATATCCAGGAAGCAAAGGAGACCAGAGCAATCAGGACGTTCATGGAGAGTAGACTTTGAAAAGGTGAATCTTTAACATATTCAAACATGCCTTTTCCTTTTAATTTAGTTTATTGCAAACTGCATATTCAGAATCGACCGTTTTTGGCTAGCAGCCATTTTCACTCACTCGGATTACTTGCATGAAATTGTATCACAATTTACACGAGGTGCGCGTTTTCTAGGTGACACGGACACACACACGACCAGAATTCAGACGTACCCGCCATTTGCGGCATGGTTTAACACTGCACCGTACACTCTGCCACTCATCGCCTCAGACTCATCAGAGCTTGCTGGAGACGGCGATGGACctgggcttgggccgggccggggcgaCTTCCTTGGGCACAACGACGGTGAGAACCCCGTTCTCCAAGCCGGCCCTGATCCCGTCCACGCGCACGTTCTCCGGCAGCGCCACGGCCCGCGCGAACTCCGGCTTGCCGCGCTCCGCCACGTGCCACACCGTCCCCTCCTCCTCGTCCTCCTTCCCCTTCTCCTTGGCCGCGGGCGGGGCGCCCCTGATGGTGAGCACTTTGCCCTCGTCGACCTGGACCTTGACGTCGTCCTTGCCGAGTCCCGGCACGTTGACGCGCAGCACGTGGGAGGACGGGGTCTCCACCCAGTCCATGGCCGCCGCCGCGGCGGAGGACCAGTCGACGGCATGGAAGGGGCGCGCGTGGAAGAGGCGGCGGAACGGGCTCCCGAAGAAGAAGTCCGACATTGGAGTTGAACAAGGTTTGGGGCGAAGAAAGCTTTGGCTTGGACCGGAGCTGGATCGATGGAATGGGAATTGCAGGAGGttttcttcctcttttttttTTTTACCCTGGCCTGGCGGCGAATTGGGGAAGACGGCGGGAACAATGTCGGATGGAGGGGGCCGCCGGCCGGTTTATGATGACCACGTGATACGTCCGCCGGCCGTCACTGGATGGTTCCAGAACCAGATAGCGAGACATGGAGAATGACGTAGATGGATGGTTTGAGAAGCCTGTGGAATGCAGTTGCATATCTGAGATATGATTATTATATGAATAAACCCTTGTTTCCCTGAGTCCCCGATACGATATAGCTCCTTCTATAAAATAATTACTCTCTTCATTTCTTTTTATTTGTTATTACACTATTCAGCGACATTAAAACAAAACAGAGAGAGTACTATTTAGCACTAACGAAAAATTCTTTTGATTTTGAGAATAGAAAAAAAATGAAAGCCTGCGGAGCCATGAGGACATGAGGTGGATAAACCAACGGAGCCTCTACGGTAGCCAACTATTTAGGCAAGTTTGGTAACCACATTTTTTTCAAAAAATTTCTATttttcggagagggaattctccggccgggtgacgGAGTGCACCCGCTCTAAATTCTAAGACGAGGAAAAGGCTTAAACGTTTTGTTTGTTGGTAGATAAATGATGAACTCAAaaacacgcgaggatttagagtgatTCAGGCCGTCgatcggccggagaattccctctcggaCAGAAGGGTTATATTGTTGCTGACTTCTGTATATTTACTCACTTCCTCTTACCTATCTAGGGTGAGGAAGGCGCTCGTACGTCTTTGTTGAATGTCCTCGGAACCGACGATTTTCAACTGCTTCCAGTTTCATTTTAGAAACAACGAATCAGGCTTTGTCACTATAGCTTCGTCTTGACGAATAGTGGGAGAAGCAACAACTTCATTGTAACAGCTCCGACGAAGCGTCTTGCCGTGACTTTGAGATGGTCTCGTGGCGCAGATACAAATGAAGGTGAAATAGGCGTGCGTAACATGTCTTGTGAAGAAACAATTATGGTCCACACTGATCAATTATGGTCCACATTGTAACTGCTAGAGGCTCATCCGAGGCCGCTATCGGAAGAACCATATAGGCCCTGTTTATTTCGGCTTCTGGGAGCttttggccaccaaaagctgttgcggactgccaaacgatCAGCTTTTCAGCTAGCTTCTACAAAATTCGTTGGGGGCAAAAAACATCCAAAATCaatataaacacataatcggttgagtcgttgtaatagtaggaattcaTCACTTTCTAAAttctgagccctatgaacaactttatcttcctccgcatgtaatcgtaatgatactcagattctcctcacagccagattttcagaaaagctagtCAGAAAAAAGCTAAACCAAACAAGCCCATAGTCATTGCTCCTATAACATCCACTCAAGAGTACAAGTTTGTTATCACGTCTTGTGACAATGGATGACGATTTCTGCTTTCTTGTTTTGCGTATTTATTATAAATCcgaaaatatgaaataaaatacgaAAAAAAATTAACCTTTTGGTGGGAGGAGAGCTTGACGGCTGTCGGGCGGCGCGACGAGagcgggaggggggggggggtcggcgcGGCGAGCGCGGGGGAGAGAGCCGGCGTCGAGAGGAAAcagggaggaagaaagaagccagCCGCCGTTTAAAAAGGTTAATTTTCGGCAGCCAAAGCTAGCTCTACCGCTGAAAATAGCGTTTATTTTCGACGGCTGTATCGGTAGCCGCAAAAAataagcttattttcggcggccgtgtTAAAAGCGCCGAAAATAAGCTTATTTTCCGCGGCTGCCtcttgccgccgaaaataagctcttACTTTCGGCGGCTTAGATCTGACTGCCAAAAATAATAGTGGCCACCAAAAATAAGTAGCAGTGCTATTGTAAAagttttcaaaaacttagtgtcctATACCAACTTacatgaaaataatatgcactgtaAGGAGATCCTACTGAAACCGATGGACAAGAAGGGGGGATATTCGTCCATCTTGGTCGATGGACAATACCATCAAGTAAAGTATTTTTGGATATTTTATCTTACACTTTTAACATAATAATTATTTAATTATAACTAAATATATGTGTGATGGTGACAATTCTATGGACATATAGTGAACAATGAGGAGGTCTACCTAATCCATAAAGATTCTAGGCTTTAAAAGAGTTCCATGATATATTTGAGAAGTATAGAAAGAACCATGACAATGATTCTAAGAACAGTTATGGTGTCGTCGACCAtattcggtacactgcgtaaattttttgttttctgctgcatgcgcacaaatttaggatagCAGAAATATGCTATGAAAGGAAATtgattggcatgcatggaaacaaaagatcttacttaaatgctttattttctccataagtATAGGATCGCTCAAACAGCCATACAGTTAAGGTCGTTAGAacaagtttatgatatatactgatactaaatatagtacacggtgtaggtatttatgcaatacggTACACTGCGtataaatctggcatgttgttcactagtGGACATATCTCCATGTTCGAGCGTAAAAACATTAAGTTTTGAGCGTAAAAACCcaaaagttttgagcataaaatactTATCCAACGTGAAAGCTATTGCAAACCTCTTGATGTTGGCATATGTATGTATATAAAGTGACATAAAAATATGTACACAATTGTATGTCGTCCCTCGACCAGGAGCATGCATTCAGGCATATCCTCCACCAGACGTATGCATGCGGTCTTATTTTTTGGTAGATCTGAACAACATGTAAAGCACTAGACACATGCATGCAGTTCCTATTTTTATGCAGATCCGTAAATTATGGCAGGTCTTGGAAGTTTCCATTGCATGTGCACAAAATTTGAATGGCATTTCCGTTCCTACATCATACACGCAAAAGTTGAATGCCTGATATCGCGCAAACCATAAATCGTTACAGAAAGttacataaatacctacaccgtacaTCATAGTTAATGAAAGAAAATCTTGGTATGGGCTCAACCAACAGTCCCATGCATAAACAAAGGATTGGTGAAGGTCATCATCGAGGCCATCGGATCGGATGAGTTGGTCATTGAAGGACGCCTGAGCCACCCACGCTTCGCGTGATCGCCATCGCTGATTGTCGGAGCCACACGCGTCTCCCGTGGCCACCACCACCGCTGCTGAAGCCTACCTTGCCTCGCGCAACCGCCGTCCCCACCGGGTCTAGGGTGCACCACCGACGCTCGTCCGCTTCGAGAGCGCCGTtgtcgcttgctcacccgccttgGGAGCTTCGTCGTTGCTCGGTCCTAGGGGAGCAACGCCACCGCTTGTCTGCCCGCCTCGGGAGCACCACCGCCACTCACCCCCGGGATCGTCACCGCTCGCACGTCCGAGGGAACCACCGTCGTCACTAAAACCTAATCCATGTCACCTTTGGGGTGTTTTTATACCCGCCTGAACCTGGTGCGGCTGAACCGGATGGAACCGTTGGGCcaaggcttcctctagttattggaagcccagggctccaaatatataaactatatatatatatatatatatatatgtgtatgTATTTAGAGCCTTGGGCTctgtttaactattggaagccccgaCCACACCACCGACCAGGTGCGCAGACCGCACCGTACGTTTTTTGTCTTACTGTATCTAAGTGCTTACGTCAAATTGTACTACGTGTTATGCTAATTTGTgtattagtttatacacctatggTATGCGCATGTTCCGGGCATCCGATCCCACAGAGAAGATTGTGTTCCCGCAATCTGGGCAGTCGTACTAGCCCCCACACAATTATTGGTATTACGATGATTTATGTTTCCGTTTACGAAACGGTAATGCACGTGTCGGTCTATGGGCCTTCTCGTTTATGTGTCTCGGGCCCACGATTCCATCCACTTCTCACGGCAGTTATTCAGCTCACCTTCCCGGAAAGGCACTCGGCGGCCGAACCCTAGCATTATCGTCCGCCGTCGACTTGTTCT
It encodes:
- the LOC100284139 gene encoding 17.4 kDa class I heat shock protein 3 — translated: MPSTGPPPRRRPWTGWRPRPPTCCASTCRDSARTTSRSRSTRAKCSPSGAPRPRPRRRGRRTRRRGRCGTWRSAASRSSRGPWRCRRTCAWTGSGPAWRTGFSPSLCPRKSPRPGPSPGPSPSPASSDESEAMSGRVYGAVLNHAANGGYV